In one window of Candidatus Sulfuricurvum sp. RIFRC-1 DNA:
- a CDS encoding EAL domain-containing protein, whose translation MSPKKKFDSPFARNLWQTIAILILFIAIFIAYVYAEKRIEHANELRLRSFLLADELRQSSDDLTRMVRTYVATGNIAYKNHYQEILDIRNGKIPRPLQYQNIYWDLVGLNNQRPRSRSNESLPLIEMMRQAEFTDAEFAKLSEAKRNSDTLTQTEFAAMILIESKTASSVEKDILYYKALELLHDETYHNAKASIMHPIDEFYHLMSVRTTAAVHSAETAAFILRNILILIGLFLLFMLWRLNKTLRITLGSSVDDVHEYITHIGSGDFSHTIKIKDTNKESILGWLGETQEKLKELIANNERLKKLYAALSQCNQAIVRSTSIEELFPIICRDAVDFGGMKMAWIGLVDESSQMLKAVNFYGDGTDYLEGLAISNDPKDPSSQGPTGRTLHENRPFWCQDFQNNPTTKRWHEQGKQYGWGSSAALPLKYNGKVIGVFSLYAESLNAFDEAAQKLLIEMAMDISYALESFKRDAARKEAEEALKKSQTHLKTIIDNEPECVKLVDSRGVLLEMNPAGLEMLEAETLEEVQKHSLVDYILPQWRAPFIALHKSVMNGESGILEFEIQGLKGTKRWLETHATPLRDSARNVTMLLGITRDTTERKQNEERIRYLANFDNLTGLPNRTQLDSQIKDLLSLAKRNNTNVTVMFLDLDHFKDINDSLGHSTGDRLLIETAIRLKSLLREEDTISRMGGDEFIILLPNILFNGASQVAQKLLDAFNKPFQIGEHELSISASIGIALYPHDGGDFETLYKNADTAMYRAKQEGRNGFCFFTEEMQLHSLRNLEISNALRHALERNQLYLCYQPQFSTQEKKIIGAEALLRWNHPELGNISPAEFIPIAEENGTILSIGEWVLRTAIRIAKEWIDQGSSPLIMAVNLSAVQFRSPNLPIQVATILEEVGLPPEYLELELTESVAMYDPQRAINVMNELHERGVRMSIDDFGTGYSSLNYLKKFNVYKLKIDQSFVRDINVDPEDKAIVAAIISMAKSLGLQTIAEGVETVGQLNYLHEQGCDEIQGYYFSKPLPKEAFEVFRDQH comes from the coding sequence GTGTCACCCAAAAAAAAGTTTGACTCTCCTTTTGCACGAAATCTTTGGCAAACAATCGCTATTTTAATACTTTTCATTGCCATCTTCATCGCTTACGTCTATGCCGAAAAACGAATAGAACATGCTAATGAATTGCGTCTACGTTCCTTTTTACTCGCGGATGAATTACGTCAATCTTCAGACGATCTGACCCGCATGGTCCGTACCTATGTCGCAACCGGAAATATCGCCTATAAAAATCATTACCAAGAAATTCTTGATATCCGCAACGGTAAAATCCCCCGCCCCCTTCAATATCAAAACATTTATTGGGATTTGGTCGGATTGAATAACCAACGACCCCGCTCTCGCAGTAATGAGTCACTCCCCCTGATCGAAATGATGCGTCAAGCAGAGTTTACCGATGCTGAGTTTGCTAAACTCTCCGAAGCAAAACGTAACTCTGACACTCTCACCCAAACCGAATTTGCTGCAATGATACTAATCGAGTCAAAAACAGCCTCCTCCGTTGAAAAAGATATTCTGTACTATAAAGCACTTGAACTCCTCCACGATGAAACCTACCATAATGCCAAAGCCTCAATCATGCATCCTATCGATGAGTTTTATCATTTAATGAGTGTCCGAACGACGGCTGCGGTTCACTCTGCTGAAACAGCCGCTTTTATTTTACGGAATATTTTAATTCTGATCGGATTATTCTTACTCTTTATGCTTTGGCGTCTGAACAAAACACTGCGAATAACGCTAGGAAGCTCAGTCGATGACGTGCATGAGTACATTACACACATCGGCAGCGGAGATTTTTCACACACAATAAAGATAAAAGATACCAATAAAGAAAGTATCTTGGGGTGGTTAGGGGAAACCCAAGAAAAGCTCAAAGAGCTTATTGCAAATAATGAACGGCTTAAAAAACTTTATGCAGCTCTCAGCCAATGCAATCAGGCAATCGTACGCTCTACCAGTATTGAAGAGCTATTTCCGATTATCTGCCGTGATGCGGTCGATTTCGGCGGGATGAAAATGGCATGGATTGGACTAGTCGATGAATCCTCTCAAATGCTCAAAGCGGTCAATTTTTACGGAGACGGCACCGATTATCTCGAAGGGCTTGCTATATCAAACGATCCGAAAGACCCAAGCAGCCAAGGTCCTACCGGCCGTACATTACATGAAAATCGCCCATTTTGGTGTCAAGATTTTCAAAATAATCCGACAACCAAAAGGTGGCATGAACAAGGTAAACAATACGGTTGGGGTTCATCTGCCGCCCTTCCTCTAAAGTATAATGGGAAAGTCATAGGTGTTTTTTCCCTTTATGCTGAATCGCTAAATGCTTTTGATGAAGCGGCACAAAAATTACTCATAGAAATGGCAATGGATATCAGCTACGCATTGGAGAGCTTTAAACGTGACGCTGCTCGAAAAGAGGCTGAAGAGGCTTTGAAAAAAAGTCAAACCCATCTCAAGACGATTATTGACAATGAACCCGAATGTGTCAAACTCGTAGATTCACGCGGAGTACTTTTGGAAATGAATCCTGCCGGACTGGAAATGTTGGAAGCTGAGACACTCGAAGAAGTCCAAAAACACAGCCTGGTTGATTACATTCTCCCTCAGTGGCGTGCCCCGTTTATCGCCCTGCACAAAAGTGTGATGAACGGAGAAAGCGGTATTTTAGAATTTGAGATTCAAGGTCTCAAAGGGACAAAACGGTGGCTCGAAACGCATGCAACCCCCTTACGTGACAGTGCTAGGAATGTCACGATGCTGTTGGGAATTACACGAGACACCACCGAACGCAAACAAAATGAAGAGAGAATCCGTTATCTGGCAAATTTCGACAACCTTACAGGCCTGCCTAATCGAACACAGCTGGATAGCCAAATCAAAGATTTGCTCTCTTTAGCGAAACGAAACAACACCAATGTCACCGTCATGTTCCTCGATCTTGACCATTTCAAAGATATCAACGATTCGCTAGGCCACAGTACCGGTGATAGACTTTTGATCGAAACAGCCATACGGCTCAAATCACTTTTGAGAGAGGAAGATACCATATCTCGTATGGGGGGCGATGAATTTATCATTCTGCTGCCAAATATTCTTTTCAATGGAGCATCGCAAGTGGCTCAAAAACTCTTGGATGCGTTCAATAAACCTTTTCAAATTGGAGAGCATGAACTCAGTATCAGTGCTTCGATCGGTATTGCCCTCTATCCCCACGACGGAGGCGATTTCGAAACATTGTATAAAAATGCTGATACGGCAATGTATCGGGCAAAACAAGAGGGACGAAACGGTTTTTGTTTTTTTACCGAAGAGATGCAGCTCCATTCCCTCCGAAACCTTGAAATCAGCAATGCCCTGCGTCATGCTCTCGAGCGTAATCAGCTGTATCTGTGCTATCAACCTCAATTTTCAACTCAAGAGAAAAAAATCATCGGGGCAGAGGCGCTGTTACGGTGGAATCATCCTGAACTTGGGAATATTTCTCCTGCCGAATTTATACCGATCGCTGAAGAAAATGGTACGATTTTATCCATCGGCGAATGGGTACTTCGCACCGCGATAAGAATAGCAAAAGAGTGGATAGATCAAGGATCTTCCCCTCTCATTATGGCCGTTAACCTCTCAGCCGTACAATTTCGCTCACCAAACTTGCCAATTCAAGTTGCTACTATTCTCGAAGAAGTAGGATTGCCACCAGAGTATTTGGAACTCGAGCTGACCGAAAGCGTTGCAATGTACGATCCGCAAAGGGCAATTAATGTAATGAATGAACTACATGAGCGTGGTGTTCGTATGTCAATCGATGATTTCGGAACCGGTTATTCGTCTTTGAACTATCTCAAAAAATTCAATGTCTATAAACTCAAAATCGATCAATCCTTTGTCCGAGACATCAATGTTGACCCCGAAGATAAAGCAATCGTAGCGGCCATCATCAGTATGGCTAAAAGCTTAGGGTTACAAACCATTGCGGAAGGGGTAGAGACGGTTGGTCAGCTGAACTATCTTCATGAACAAGGGTGCGATGAGATTCAGGGATACTATTTTTCCAAACCTCTCCCCAAAGAGGCATTTGAAGTCTTTCGAGATCAACACTAA
- a CDS encoding YebC/PmpR family DNA-binding transcriptional regulator, which produces MGRAFEYRKAAKMKRWGNMSRVFPKLGKIITMAAKEGGEDPDMNPKLRSAILTAKAQNMPKDNIDAAIKRASGKDAISLAEMNIEGKAPHGALIFVECATDNNARTISNVRTIFGRAKGETLNNGSLEFMFSRKAVFRFPKPAMDLEELEFALIDAGLESIEEEEGEVSVYGEYTAFGALSAELESLGITPDSAALERIANSPVEFSDEQMADIEKLIDKLEEDDDVQAVYTNIG; this is translated from the coding sequence ATGGGAAGAGCGTTTGAATATCGCAAAGCGGCAAAAATGAAGCGTTGGGGAAATATGTCACGCGTATTTCCAAAACTCGGCAAAATTATCACAATGGCGGCTAAAGAGGGTGGTGAAGATCCCGATATGAACCCGAAACTCCGCAGTGCGATTTTGACGGCTAAAGCGCAAAATATGCCGAAAGACAATATCGATGCGGCGATCAAACGCGCCAGCGGTAAAGACGCTATTTCCTTGGCAGAGATGAACATTGAGGGAAAAGCGCCTCATGGTGCGCTCATTTTTGTGGAGTGTGCTACCGATAACAATGCCCGTACGATTTCGAATGTTCGTACGATTTTTGGTCGTGCCAAAGGGGAAACTCTTAACAACGGTTCGCTCGAATTTATGTTCAGTCGTAAAGCGGTGTTTCGATTTCCAAAACCTGCTATGGATCTCGAAGAGCTTGAATTCGCACTCATCGATGCAGGGTTGGAAAGTATCGAAGAAGAAGAGGGTGAAGTGAGTGTGTACGGCGAATACACCGCATTTGGAGCTTTGTCGGCTGAACTTGAAAGTTTGGGGATTACACCTGATAGCGCTGCGTTAGAGCGTATCGCAAACTCTCCGGTAGAGTTTAGCGATGAGCAAATGGCGGATATTGAAAAACTGATCGATAAGCTCGAAGAGGACGATGACGTCCAAGCGGTTTATACGAATATCGGATAA
- a CDS encoding lytic transglycosylase domain-containing protein: MLKPLFLLFIFMGSLTLYARSEVEAINLSLQSLGSEESLNDTQVLDNTLDRYRGTIKPLYHRYTQTTTEIEHIKAKFTAEEIPVFFALIPYAESKFNPSSRGYGTAGLWQFGKQSAKNFGLSVKKGHDERLDPDKSTDAAIRYIKYLKKEFGSWYLADFAYAMGEGTLKRIIQHNGSKKISVLLKDPHFPSGTKAHFAKTLLLDAKIHYTKAEDEKEQTSVVVSPRAL; this comes from the coding sequence ATGCTCAAACCTCTCTTTTTATTATTTATTTTTATGGGTTCACTGACCCTGTATGCCCGAAGCGAAGTCGAAGCGATCAATCTTTCACTGCAATCACTGGGAAGCGAAGAGAGTTTAAATGACACCCAAGTTCTGGATAATACCCTCGATCGCTATCGAGGGACCATTAAACCTCTCTATCATCGTTATACCCAAACAACCACCGAGATTGAACACATCAAAGCCAAATTTACCGCAGAAGAAATCCCCGTTTTTTTCGCACTAATTCCGTATGCCGAATCAAAATTCAATCCATCGTCTCGAGGCTATGGAACAGCCGGTTTATGGCAATTCGGTAAACAAAGCGCTAAAAATTTCGGATTGAGTGTCAAAAAAGGGCATGACGAACGCTTAGATCCCGATAAATCTACGGATGCAGCGATACGCTATATAAAATACCTCAAAAAAGAGTTTGGAAGCTGGTATTTGGCTGATTTCGCCTATGCCATGGGAGAGGGAACACTAAAGAGGATCATTCAACATAATGGAAGTAAAAAAATATCCGTTTTACTCAAAGACCCTCACTTCCCCTCAGGAACGAAAGCCCATTTCGCTAAAACACTGCTGCTCGATGCAAAAATACATTACACAAAAGCAGAAGATGAGAAAGAACAAACTTCCGTCGTAGTGAGCCCACGTGCCCTATAG
- a CDS encoding WD40 repeat domain-containing protein: MPTENYKNMPTKTDLTQFESPIVLIQPLQYPLIGVVTANHEICLFNTQTKTNKKILRLNIPENAQLLCAFDPNHMNLLFGNTRSERLNIIDLQEKKIIHRFELDQQTPTALMFANDGLHFICGTDQGRVLLWRFDSPALISRLHSYPEYTSLYVKPKINFVSAFAFDGNRLATSGYGGSVVLTHYRSQTRTKRYHPSYVENSALLFYKDNLIIGNRSGTILKIDSKGKHPNQRLSTSINTISQLLKIGQESYILAVGDKPYATLINANTMQIIYERYIDVDQPITALCKDESDNLYVGTATGELFQFDLLPFNQLEKLIESKSYAQAYLYCEQEPLLKESNTYNLLESLFQRSLQHAKALLEKGETEQAKIHLQPFMPTKSKEIGAILAAFSQMKQLSYLFKHQKFSPFYGLVEQFPLLNSTMLYAKVEEQWGERFKKAQKLMFVDKRQEAQAELAPFATVNAKRPYILLLIQHTDIFRMYSKAVYERNYTQLNHLIIRYPLLRKLPSYNDLIKEAGELIAAITEALKEQTFEYVQVLMSEFSLIPQYEKEFLNIKTFVSHALNLHHAITHSHWRSAYSLIDTHSELMILPWAQELEILWLEKLERCEKYASIGDASAIKKEFINLINLPGRHERIGDLLRSSYHVQLKKLLDSNPDIFSVGVANYCDLFGIDTEIRHLLRIAKHKHITPKIEQALLCPKQRDQWIYHITELRGKIA; this comes from the coding sequence ATGCCAACTGAGAACTATAAAAATATGCCTACTAAAACCGATTTGACACAGTTTGAATCACCAATAGTTCTGATACAGCCTCTGCAATATCCTCTAATCGGTGTTGTAACTGCTAATCATGAAATTTGTCTATTTAATACTCAAACCAAGACAAATAAAAAAATCTTACGTTTGAATATTCCTGAAAATGCTCAACTTTTATGTGCTTTCGATCCAAACCATATGAACCTTCTTTTCGGAAACACACGAAGTGAAAGATTAAATATTATCGATCTTCAAGAAAAAAAAATTATCCATCGCTTTGAACTCGATCAACAAACACCTACTGCACTCATGTTTGCAAATGACGGTCTTCATTTTATCTGCGGAACAGATCAAGGTCGAGTATTGCTCTGGCGTTTTGATTCGCCTGCACTTATTTCCAGGTTGCACTCTTACCCTGAGTATACCTCTTTGTATGTCAAACCGAAAATTAACTTTGTCTCTGCCTTTGCTTTTGATGGGAATCGTCTGGCCACATCTGGATATGGCGGAAGTGTCGTTTTAACCCATTATCGATCCCAGACCAGAACAAAGCGCTATCATCCGAGCTACGTTGAAAACTCTGCTTTACTTTTCTACAAAGACAACCTAATCATCGGAAACCGAAGCGGTACTATTTTAAAAATCGATTCCAAAGGCAAACATCCAAATCAACGTCTCTCTACCTCCATAAATACCATTAGCCAGTTACTAAAGATTGGACAGGAATCTTATATTTTAGCCGTCGGTGACAAACCCTACGCTACCCTGATCAATGCAAATACGATGCAGATTATCTATGAACGTTATATTGATGTCGATCAGCCGATTACAGCACTATGCAAAGATGAATCCGATAATCTCTACGTCGGAACCGCAACCGGCGAACTTTTTCAATTCGATCTCCTTCCGTTTAATCAGCTCGAAAAGCTTATAGAATCAAAATCGTACGCACAGGCTTATCTTTACTGTGAACAAGAGCCTCTGCTCAAAGAGAGCAACACCTATAATCTTCTTGAATCCCTCTTTCAACGTTCCCTACAGCACGCTAAAGCGCTACTCGAAAAGGGAGAGACCGAACAAGCCAAAATACACCTGCAACCATTCATGCCAACCAAGTCAAAAGAAATCGGTGCTATATTAGCGGCATTTTCACAAATGAAACAACTAAGCTACCTTTTCAAACATCAAAAATTCTCCCCTTTTTACGGCCTTGTCGAACAGTTTCCCCTGTTAAACTCCACTATGTTATACGCGAAAGTGGAAGAGCAATGGGGCGAACGATTCAAAAAAGCGCAAAAATTAATGTTCGTTGACAAGAGACAAGAGGCACAAGCAGAGCTAGCCCCTTTTGCGACAGTCAATGCCAAGCGTCCATACATACTACTGCTGATTCAGCATACTGATATTTTCAGAATGTATTCCAAAGCAGTCTATGAACGAAACTATACACAACTCAACCATCTAATAATACGCTATCCACTCCTACGAAAACTTCCCTCCTACAATGATCTCATCAAGGAGGCCGGCGAGCTGATAGCTGCTATTACCGAAGCATTAAAAGAGCAAACATTTGAATATGTTCAGGTACTCATGAGTGAGTTCAGTCTGATTCCTCAGTACGAAAAAGAATTTTTAAACATTAAAACGTTTGTTTCACATGCCTTGAATCTTCACCATGCCATAACTCACAGCCACTGGCGATCAGCATACAGTTTGATTGATACCCATTCAGAATTGATGATTTTGCCATGGGCACAGGAGCTGGAAATATTATGGCTGGAAAAATTAGAACGATGTGAAAAATATGCTTCAATAGGTGATGCATCTGCGATTAAAAAAGAATTTATAAATCTAATCAATCTACCTGGGCGCCATGAGCGTATCGGTGACCTTTTACGTTCATCCTATCATGTTCAACTCAAAAAACTGCTCGACTCAAATCCGGACATTTTTTCAGTGGGAGTCGCCAACTACTGCGATTTGTTCGGAATAGATACAGAAATACGCCATCTGCTGAGAATAGCCAAACACAAACATATCACCCCTAAGATTGAACAAGCTCTTTTATGCCCGAAACAACGAGATCAGTGGATATACCATATCACTGAGCTGCGAGGTAAAATAGCCTAA